GGGGTTACCGTCTCGGGGCGGCGGGATCCCCCCCTCCGCCTCGCTGCGCTCGGCACCTCCCCCCACTGCGTGGGGTGGAGGATGGGCGTCGGCGCTTGGGGCGCTCTGTCCTCCACCCCACGAAGTGGGGGCGGAGGTGGCGTCGCGAAGCGACGACGGAGGGGGGGCACGACGGTGGAGGATGCGGAGGCGACGGTGAAGCGGGGGCGGCGGAAGGACGGCGGCGCGGAATAAGGCGGAGACGGCGGAGATGGTGGAGGCGACAGGGACGTCGGCGACGCTGGCGGCAGGCCTCGTTGTGCACCGGATCGCGGGCATGGACGGCGCGGCATGGATCCCGGATACGGCGTCCTGCGCTGCGCTCGGACGTCGTTCCGGGATGACGAAGGAGGGGGGAGCGCCGACGGCCGGCGGCGGGCACGGCCGGCCGATTGGACGGCGATGACCGGCGGCGCGTGTCTCGTCGTGGACCGGATCGCGGGGACGGATGGCGAGGCATGGATCCCGGACACGGCGTCCTTCGCTGCGCTCGGACGTCGTTCGGGGATGACGAAGGAGGAGGGTGCCAAGCCGGGCGAGGCTGCCCTGTAAGGACCCTATCGGCCGCCACGGCCCGACGGCGGGTCGTCCGCTATGGATAGCGGGCGAAGACGTCCGTGGTGCCGTCGCGCCGGATGAGCAGGACGTCGTAGGGGTCGGCGTCCGGGCCGGGCTCGCCCATGCCGGGAGAGCCGTAGGGCATGTCGGGCACCGACAGGCCGATCGCGTCCGGGCGCTCCGAAAGCAGGCGGCGGACTTCGCGGGCCGGCACGTGGCCCTCGATCACGTAGCCCTCGACGAAGGCGGTGTGGCAGGAGGTCTGGCCGGGCCTCAGGCCCGCCTCGGCCTTGCGGCTCATCAGCGCCGCCATCGGCAGGTCGCGGGCCGAAACGTCGAAGCCGTTCCCGGCCATGTACTCGACCCAGGCATGACAGCAGCCGCAGCTCGCCGTCTTCAGCACCTCGATGGGGCCGGCGGCCTGCGCGGCGCCGGCGGCGAGCATCCCCAGCGCGAAGGCCGCGCCGCGCAGGGAGAAGGATCGGTTTTTCGTCATGGTCCGGCTCCTATCGGAAGAAGACGTATTTCACGAGGGCGGCGATCACGAGCACAACGATCAGCAGCATCGCGAGCCCGCCGATCCCCATGCCCCACAGGCCGCCGCCCGACATCATGTCGTTCATCATCGTGGTTCCTCCTTATGGTGGCAGTCGCCCACCGGGGCGAGCACGGCTTCGCCCGACAGCCCGTCGATGATCGGGCAGTCGGGGCGGTCGTCGCCGTGGCAGTTGGCGACGAGGTGGCGCAGCATGTCGCGCAGGCCGGCGAGTTCGGCGAGCTTGCGGTCGATCTCGGCGAGCTTGGCCTGCGCGATGGCCTTCACGTCGGCGCTCTCGCGCTGCTTGTCGTCGTAGAGCGACAGCAGCTGGCGGCATTCCTCGACCGAGAAGCCGAGGCTGCGCGAGCGCTGCAGGAAGCGCAGCTTGTGGATGTCGGCGGCGGAATAGTCGCGGTAGCCGTTGCCGGTGCGGTCGGGCTTGAGCAGCCCGATCTCCTCGTAGTAGCGGATCGTCTTGGCCGGCAGGCCGGAGCGATCCGCGGCGGTTCCGATGTTCATGGCGTCGTTCCCCCTTCCGGCTCAGAGCTTCAGCGAGCGCAGCCTGAGCGCGTTGCCGATCACCGAGACCGACGACAGGCTCATCGCGGCGGCGGCGAACATGGGCGAGAGCAGCGTGCCGAAGACGGGGTAGAGCACGCCCGCGGCGATCGGCACGCCGAGCGCGTTGTAGACGAAGGCGAAGAACAGGTTCTGCCGGATGTTGCGGATCGTCGCCCGGGCGAGCCGGCGCGCCCGCACGATGCCGCCGAGGTCGCCCTTGACCAGGGTGATGCCGGCACTCTCCATGGCAACGTCGGCGCCCGTGCCCATGGCGATGCCGACGTCGGCTGCGGCCAGCGCCGGCGCGTCGTTGACGCCGTCGCCGGCCATGGCGACCTTCGCGCCGCGCGCCTGCAGTTCGGCGATCAGCGCCTGCTTGCCCTCGGGCAGGAGGCCGGCGCGCACGTCGTCGATGCCGAGGCGGGCGGCCACGGCGCGGGCGGTGCGTTCGCTGTCGCCGGTCGCCATGATGATCGAAAGCCCGCTGGCGTGCAGCGCGCGGATCGCTTCGGCGGTGGTGGGCTTGATGGCGTCGGCGACGGCGACGAGGCCGGCGGCCCGGCCGTCGACGGCGACGAACATCGCGGTCTTTCCCTCACCGGCCAGCGCGTCGGCGCGGGCCGCGAGCGCCGAGACCTCGATGCCGGCATCGGCCATCATGGCCGCATTGCCGAGCAGCACCCGCCGACCACCGACGGTGCCGGACACGCCCTTGCCGGTGACGGCCTCGAAGTTTCCGGCCGGCGGAAGCGCGATGCCTCGCGCGGAAGCACCGCCGACGATCGCCTCGGCGAGCGGATGCTCCGAGCCGCGCTCGAGGCTGGCTGCGAGCGAGAGAACCTCGTCCTCGCCGAAGCCGGGGGCGGGGAGGACGTCCGTGAGCGTCGGCCTGCCTTCCGTCAGGGTGCCGGTCTTGTCGACGATCAGCGTATCGACGCCGGCGAAGCGCTCCAGTGCCTCGGCGTCGCGGATCAGGACGCCGGCCTGCGCGCCGCGTCCCGTCGCCGTCATGATCGACATCGGCGTGGCGAGCCCGAGTGCGCAGGGGCAGGCGATGATCAGCACGGACACCGCCGAGACGAGGGCGAAGACCATCGCCGGCTGCGGGCCGACCAGCGACCAGACGACGAAGGCGAGGATCGCGGAAGCCACGACGGCGGGCACGAACCAGGCCGCGACACGGTCGGCCAGCCCCTGGATCGGTGCGCGGGAGCGCTGCGCGGTGGCCACCATCGCGACGATGCGCGACAGCACGGTGTCGGCACCGACGGTTTCGGCGCGCATGACCAGCGAGCCGTTGCGGTTGAGCGTGCCGCCGGTGAGGGGGGCGCCCTCGATCTTCTCGATCGGCAGCGGCTCGCCGGTGATCATGGATTCGTCGACCGAGGAGCGGCCCTCGACGACGGTGCCGTCGACCGGCACGGATTCGCCCGGCCGGATGCGCAGCCGGTCGCCGGTCTTCACCTCGGAAAGCGGCACGTCTTCCTCCGCGCCGTCGGCCGCGATGCGCCGCGCGGTCTTCGGCGCCAGGTCGAGCAGCGCGCGGATGGCCGAGCCGGTGCGCTCGCGCGCCTTCAGTTCCAGCACCTGTCCGAGGAAGACCAGCGCCACGATCACCGCCGAGGCCTCGAAATAGACCGGGACGGTGCCGTGATGGCCACGGAACTGCGGCGGGAACAGGCCCGGCGCCACCGTTGCCGCGACGCTGTACAGGAAGGCCGCGCCGACGCCGATGGCGATCAGCGTCCACATGTTCGGGCTGCGATGGACGAGCGACTGCCAGCCGCGGTGGAAGAACGGAATCGCCGCCCACAGCACGACCGGGGCCGCCAGCAGCATCTCGATCCAGGTGGCGGCCGGCTCGCCGATCCACGAGCGCACCGGCAGGCCGACCATCGGCCCCATGGCGATGACGAGGAGGGGCAGCGCCAGCGCGGCGCTGATGAAGAAGCGGCGCGTGAAGTCGACGAGTTCCGGATTGGGGCCTTCTTCGCCCGTCGGTACGCCCATCGGTTCGAGCGCCATGCCGCATTTGGGGCAGGAGTCCGGCTTGTCGCTGATCACCTCCGGATGCATCGGGCAGGTGTACTTCGTGCCTTCGGGCATGGGCTCGGGTGCCGGAACGCCATCCAGACAGGTCTGCGGATCGGCCTCGAACTTCTCCTTGCAGCGGGCCGAGCAGAACCAGAACTTCTGCCCCTCGTGGCGGGCGAAATGCGGCGCGTCGGCGCGGCGGACGTTCATGCCGCAGACCGGATCGGTCGCGGTCGCGTAGGCCGCGGGATCGGCGAGGAACTTGGTGCGGCAGCCCTCGCAGCAGAAGTGGATGGTGTGGCCATCGTGCTCCGCGGTCGGCTTGTTCTTCGACGGGTCGACGGTCATGCCGCAGACGGGGTCGCGCAGCAGCGCCGGTGCCTGCGCGGCGCCCGTGCCGGCACAGCAGCCGCCGTCGCCGGAGTGGGGGTGATGATGGTGAGCCATGGGGATCTCCGATCCTGTTGGTCACCATGTAGGGCTTCCCGTCGCTGGAAGGTCAAGGACCGCGAAACGGCGCGACGAGATCCATTGACCGTGTCGCGCCGGCATGGCCCTCTGCGCGACGGGAGGGCCGGCCGGAATGCTGACGCTCAGGCAGATCGAAGTCGTTCGCGCGGTGATGGTGGCCGGCAGCATCGCCGGCGCGGCGCGGCTGCTCGCCGTCGCGCAGCCGGGCATCAGCCGCACGATGAAGCACCTGGAGGACCAGCTCGGGATCAAGCTCTTCCTGCGCAAGGGCGGCCGCTACGTGCCGTCGCCGGAGGCGGTCGGCATCTTCGAGCAGATCCACGAGGTGCACAAGAAGATCGAGGACCTGCAGTTCTCCCTCGGCCAGCTGGAGCGCGGGCGGGGCGTCGAACTGTCCTTCGGCTCCGTGCCGAGCATCGCCAACGTGATGGTGCCGCGCGCGGTGGCCGACATCAAGCGGCGCTATCCCGACATCCGCCTCGACATCGACATCCTCAAGATCGAGGACGCCGTCGACTACGTGATGCTCGGTCGCGGCGAGTTCGTGGTGATGAGCTATCGCTTCGACCACCCCTCGATCCTGTTCGAGCCGCTGGCGAAGGGACACCTGGTCTGCATCGTGGCGCCCGACCATCCCTTCGCGGCCCGGCCCTTCGTGACGGCAGAAGAAATCGCCGCCTGTCCGCTGATCGGCATCGATCCGGCCGACCCCTATGGCGGCATCATGGCGGGCATCTTCGCGCGCGACAAGCTCCCCTACCAGATCGCCATCCGCGCCCGCTTCGGCACCACGGTGGTGGCGCTGGTCAAGCAGAAGCTCGGCACCGCGGTGATCGACGTCTTCACCGTGGCCGACGTCGACCGGCGCGACGTCGCCGTGGTGCCGATCGCCGAGCAGACGGAGTTCCAGACCTACATCGCCCGCCGCAGCGACGTCGCCCTGTCCAGCTTCGCCGAAAGCCTGATCGCCTCGCTGCGCCGGATCATGGTGGAGACCGTGGCGCGGGCGTGACGGGCGGTAGCCGGCGGCCGGCCCGGGCCCTGAGCCCTGTCGTTCTACCGCGCCGCGACGTCGTCCGGGCGGAAGATATCCGCGATTCCATCCGGAAGGTCAGGATCGCAGGGTTCGAAGACCATCCTGGCGTAGGCCCGGGGGCCGTCGATGCAGATGCGCGACATCCAGCGATGCCGGGCCACGTGGTCGAGCTCGATGTCGGTGTGCCGGGTGGTGATGCCGGACACGATGGTGACCTCGCCGCGCAGGATGTCCCTTCGCAGGCTCGTATCGTCGAGGATGATTCTGGTCTCCGCGATCAGCCGGTCGGCGATCCTGAGGCCGACCAGCCGCGAAAACTCCGGCCAGAGGCGCTTCAGTCCGGCGGAGGTGGCCTCCAGGCGGATCCCGTCCAGATCGAAGATGGCTTCGGCGGAGGACAGTCTCTCGATGAAACGGCGCTCGGTCGCCAGTTCGTCACGGATGCCGTCGGCGATCAGATCAGTAATCTTGTGCAGGACGGCCATGGAGGGACAGTCGATGCCGTTCTCCCAGCGAGAAACGGCAGCCTGCGATACATTCAGGGTTGCGGCGAGTGCAGTTTGCTTGATGCCGTTGGCGCGGCGCCATCTGCGAAGTCGAGCCGCAAGGGAAGCATCATCCATGGTCCGGAGATTCCGCTTATAATCCCGTATGTTATTTGTGTCGCCTGCTTCGCCTGCCCGAAGTACCTGCCCCGCCGATCCTAGCGAATACGGGGACCCCCGCCAATGGTCGACGGACGTGCAATCATCGGATGCGGCGACGCGGCGGCGGAGTGCCCGGCGGCGGGGCGCCACACGCGCCGGCGTCCGCTCCGCCTGCCGGCCCGCCGGGTCGTGCTGGCCGGCGCATGCGCCGCGGCACTCGTCTCCGCCTGCCCATCGGGCCCGGCCAGCGCGCTGCAGGGACAGGGCTGGATCGGCGTCCGCTTCGGTGTCGGTACGGTCTCTCCGTCGCTCGGCGAAGGCAATGCCATGGCGGCGGCGATCGCCCGGACCGCCGACGGCAAGCTGGTCGTGGTCGGCAACCATGATGCCGGCGGCGCGCAGCACATCGTCGTTCTCCGCTACGAGCCCGACGGCACGCCCGACCGCGCCTTCGGGGCCGATGGCGACGCGGACGGCACGCCCGACGGCGTGGTCGACGTCTCGCTGGGCGATGGTGACGATGTCGCCACGGCGGTCGCGGTGCAGCCGGACGGAAAGATCCTGGTCGCCGGTCATCACGTCGAACGCGCCAGCAGCGACATGTTCCTTCTCCGGCTCGATGCCGCAGGCCTGCCGGACGCCGGTTTCGGCGCGGCAGGCAATGGCGTCCTCTCCGTCTCGCTGGGAGAAGGCGACGACGTGCTGCGCGGCGTGGCCGTGGCGGCCGACGGCACCATCGTGGTCGCCGGCGACAGCCTGCGCGGCGACGACGCCGACATCGTCGTGGCCCGCTTCGCCTCCGACGGTACGCCCGACGCAGGCTTCGGTGCCGATGGCGACGCCGACGGCATGCCGGACGGATTCGTCGCCATCGATCTCGGCGCCGGCGACGACCGCGCCGACGCGCTGGCGCTCGCGCCCGACGGATCGATCCTCGTGGCGGGGTCGCATGTCGCCGACGACGGCGCCGGCATCGTCGTCGCTCGCCTGACGGCGTCGGGCGCCCTGGATGCGGGCTTCGGAACGGCGCGGGACGGCAATTCAGCCGGTGTGGTCGCGGTACCGGCGGGCGACGGCGACAAGACGGCCAGCGCCATCGCCATCGCTCCGGACGGAAAGATCGTCGTTGCCGGCACCACCGTCGCCGGGGACGGGAGCTCCAGCCTCGTCGTGGCGCGGCTGAATGCCGACGGCACGCCGGACATCGGATTCGGCGCCGGCGAAGGCGCCGACGGCACGGCGGACGGGTTCGTCACCACCCCGCTCGGCGGCGTCGACGACCTGGCGACCGCGCTGGCGCTGGGAGCCGACGGCACCGTCTTCGTCGGGGGCTACCGTCAGGACGGCGACCGCACCGGCATGGCGGTGGTTCGCTACACGGCTGCCGGCGCGCCCGCCGCCGTCCTCGACGTCTCGCTCGGCGCGGGCGGCGACGAGGCGAACGGCATGGTGTTCGACGGCGACGGGCGCCTGGTGCTGGCGGGCTCGACCGCTGCCGCCGGCGGTCGCTCCCACATCACGCTGGTGCGGCTCGCGCTCGACTGAGCACCTTTGCAGAACAGTCGGCACGAGGAACGGCAGCGGTCCTCCATGGGTGGTGACGCGTCATCGCTGCAGCGGCGGAACAGGCACGGCGCCGCGCTCCGCGGGATGGCCAATCCCGCCATAGCCGCGAGCGTCGCCCGAGCCGGAGCACGTCTTTCCGCCGACCAGGCTGGAACATAACATCCCGTTATCTCCCATCGCATCCTTGGTATTTGCGTTATGATTGCGAACCTGCGATTTCCGCCCATGCGGTTTGCGCGGACCGGCGCCCGCGCCGATGTCGCCGACGCAGCTGCCCGCTTTCGCCGGATCCGGCCGGGACCGCGGTACGGACAGGCAACGGCATGGCGGGTCTGCGGCTTCCGTTGCAGACGAGCCGTCCCGGCCTGAGGGCGGACCAGACCCGTGCGCCGGAAGGAGACCCGACATGAAGACCTCCATCGCCACCGTTTCGATCAGCGGCGACCTGCGCGAGAAGCTCGCCGCCATCGCCGCTGCCGGCTTCGACGGGGTCGAGATCTTCGAGAACGATTTCCTCGCCTTCGACGGCTCGCCGGCCGACGTCGGACGCATGGTGCGCGACCACGGGCTGGAGATCACGCTGTTCCAGCCGTTCCGCGACTTCGAGGGCATGCCGGAGCCGCAGCGGACGCGCACCTTCGACCGGGCCGAGCGCAAGTTCGACCTGATGGCCGAGCTCGGCACCGACCTGATGCTGGTCTGCTCCAACGTCTCGCCCCTTTCGCTGGGCGGCATCGACCGGGCCGCGGCCGATTTCCGCGAACTCGGCGAGCGGGCGGCGAAGCGGGGCCTGCGCGTCGGCTACGAGGCGCTGGCCTGGGGCCGCCACGTCAGCGACCATCGCGACGCCTGGGAGATCGTGCGCCGCGCCGACCACCGCAACATCGGCCTGATCCTCGATTCCTTCCACACGCTCGCCCGCCGCATCGATCCGAATTCGATCCGTTCCATCCCCGGCGACCGCATCTTCATCGTCCAGCTGGCCGACGCGCCGCAGATCGAGATGGACCTGCTCTACTGGAGCCGGCATTTCCGCAACATGCCGGGCGAGGGCGACCTGCCGGTCACCGACTTCATGCGCGCGGTGGCTGCGACCGGCTATGCGGGCACGCTGTCGCTCGAGGTCTTCAACGACCAGTTCCGCGGCGGCTCGCCGCGCTCGATCGCCGTCGACGGCCGGCGCTCCCTCGTCGCGCTGATGGACCAGGTGCGGCGGCTGGAGCCCGATGTCGCCATCGCGACGCCCGACATCCCCGACCGCATCGCGGCCGAAGGCGTCGAGTTCGTCGAGTTCGCCGCCGATGCCGACGAGGCGGCGCGCCTCGGCGCGCTCTTTTCCGCGCTCGGCTTCCGCGTCGCGGGCAGGCACAAGTCCAAGGCGGTCACGCTGTACCGGCAGGGCGGCATCAACCTCGTCGTCAACACCGAGCGCGAGGGGTTCGCCCATTCCTCCTTCCTCGTGCGCGGCACCTCGGCCTATGCGCTCGGGCTGAAGGTCGGCGACGCCAGTGCGACCGTGGCGCGCGCGAAGGCGCTGGGAGCGGAGATCTTCGAGCAGGCGCCGGGGCCGGGCGAACTCGCCATTCCGGCCATCCACGGCCTCGGCGGCGGCATCCTCTACTTCATCGACGGCACGTCGGATCTCGCGCGGGTCTGGGACATCGAGTTCGATCCGGTCGCCGGCGATCCGCCTGCCGCCGACGTCGGGCTGACGCGCGTGGACCACGTGGCGCAGACCATGGACTATGACGAGATGCTGAGCTGGGGGCTGTTCTACACCTCCATCTTCCGGATGAAGAAGACGCCGATGGTGGACATCGTCGATCCGGCCGGGCTGGTGCGCAGCCAGGCGATCGGCAATGCCGAGGGTTCGCTGCGGCTGACGCTGAACGGGGCGGAGAACCGCCGCACGCTGGCCGGCCATTTCATCGCCGAGACCTTCGGCTCGGCGATCCAGCACATCGCCTTCGCCACCGGCGACATCTTCGCCGCCGCCGCCGCCCTGCGCGCCAACGGGCTCGAGCCGCTGGCGATCTCGCAGAACTATTACGACGACCTCGAGGCGCGCTTCGGCCTCGATCCCGACTTCGCCGACCGGCTGCGCGACGAGAACATCCTCTACGACCGCGACGAGACGGGAGAGTACTTCCAGATCTACAGCCCGATCGTCGGCGAAGGGTTCTTCTTCGAGATCGTGGAACGGCGCAGCGTCTATGACGGCTATGGCGGCCCCAATGCGCCCTTCCGCATCGCCGCGCAGAAGCGCCGCATGCGCCCGAAGGGCATGCCGCGGGGATAGCCCCGGGCGGGGACCGGGATCGTCAGTTCAGCCCGCCATCGGCGATGATGGTGCGGCCCGTCACCCAGCCGGCGTCCGCCGAGGCGAGGAAGGTGACCACGCCGGCGACGTCGTCGGGCTGGCCGATGCGGCGCAGCGGCGTGGCGGCGAGGATCTGCTCGCCGCGCTCGCGCAGGATGTCGGCCGTCATGTCGGTCTCGATGACGCCGGGCGCCACCGCGTTGACGGTGATGCCGCGCGGGCCGAGCTCGCGGGCGAAGCCGTGCACCAGCGTCACGACGGCCGCCTTCGAGGCCGAATAGACCGAACTCGTCGGGAGCGGGTTGAAGGCCAGCCGCGAGGCGAAGTGGACGATGCGCCCGCCGGGCGAGGGCAGGAGGGGCGCTGCCGCCTGCGTCAGCATGATGGTGCCGAGCACGTTGGTGTCGAAGATCGCGCGGCAGTGCGCCTCGTCGATTTCGGCCAGCGGCAAATAGGGGCCGACGCCCGCGGCGTTGACCAGGACGTCGAGCCGGCCGAAGGCATCATGCGCGCGGCCGACCATCGCCTGCGCCTGCGCCGGGACCGCGACGTCGCCGGCCACCGCCACGGCCGTTCCGCCCGCCGCCCCGATCTCCGCGCACAGCGCCTCGGCGGCGTCCCTGCCGGAGCGGTAGCCGACCGCCACATGCGCGCCGAGGCTGCCGAAGCGCCGCGCGACCGCCGCGCCGATGCCGCGCGACCCGCCGGTGACGAGCACGGCCTTGCCTTCGAAGGATCGTTCGCTCATGCGGATGCTCTCCCGGAATTCATCGTGCGCCCGCCCATGCGTTGCCCGGAACGACGGCGAGCGGATCGGCGGTCTTGAGGCTTCGGTCCACCGGCTTCGCCGCCGCCGCCAGCACGCGCCGCTCGAGGTCGTCGAGATAGGCGGCGCGCCCGGCCGCGTCGACGCGCGGCGCGCCATAGGCGACGAAAGGCTCCTCGACCTCGTAGCCCATGTATTCGAGCCCGAGATGCTGGATCTGCCACAGCACCTGGCGCTCCAGATCGCCATAGACCGCGCCGGCGCCGAAGCGGGCGGTCGTTCCGCCGGTGGTCATCGACACCATGGCGCGCCGGCCGCGGAACACGCCGGTCTCGAAGCGCAGCCCGTCGGCATAGCCGACGCCGTAGGCGAAGACCCGCTCGCCCCAGCCCTTCAGGATCGCCGGCACGCCGCCCCACCAGAGCGGGAACTGCAGGATGACGAGATCGGCGGCGTCGACGCGGGCCTGTTCCCGCGCGAGCTCGGCGCAGAAGCCGCCATGGCGCGCGGCATGCGCCTGTTCGGTCTGGTAGTGGAAGCGGCCGGCGTCGGCGACGGCGGTGAAATCGTGCCGGCCGGCCACGGGATTGAAGCCGTCGGCATAGAGATCCGACACGGTCACGTCGTGGCCGGCCGCCGTCAGCGCGGAGGCTGCGCGGGCGCACAGCGCGGCGTTGAAGGATGTCGGCTCCGGATGGGCGTAGACGATCAGGACGTTGGTCATGCGGGTTTCCCGGGCCTGCCTGCTAGAACGCGACCTTGTCGGCGCCCTTGAGCTGGAGGATGTCGCGCGCGTCCGCCGGCGTCGCGACCTCCAGTCCGAGCCCTTCGACGAGGCCGCGCACGATGCGCACCTGCTCGGCGTTCGAGGTGGCCATGCGGCCGGGACCGGCCCACAGCGAATCCTCCAGCCCGACGCGCACGTTGCCGCCCATGGCGATGGACTGCGCCGCGATCCGCATCTGGTTGGCACCGGCGCCCAGCACCGACCAGGAATACTGGTCGCCGAACAGCCGGTCGGCCGTGCGCTTCATGTGCGCCACGTCCTCGGCATGGGCGCCGATGCCGCCGAGGATGCCGAACACGCTCTGGACGAAGAAGGGCGGCTTCACCAGGCCGCGGTCGACGAAATGGGCGAGCGTATAGAGGTGGCCGATGTCGTAGCACTCGATCTCGAAGCGGGTGCCGTTCTCCGCGCAGGTGGTCAGGATGTTCTCGATGTCGGCGAAGGTGTTCCTGAAGATGCGGTCGCGCGAGCCTTCCAGGTAGGGCCGCTCCCAGTCGTGCCGGAATTCCGTGAAGCGGCCGAGCATCGGGTAGAGGCCGAAGTTCATCGAGCCCATGTTGAGCGAGGCCACCTCCGGCTTGAAGCTGGCGACCGGCTGCAGCCGCTCCTCGATCGTCATCGTCGAGGCGCCGCCGGTGGTGATGTTCACCACGCAGTCGGAGCGCTGCTTGATCACCTTGAGGAACGGCTCGAAGGCGGCCGGCGACTGGTCCGGCAGGCCGGTTTCGGGGTCGCGCGCGTGCAGGTGCACGATGGCCGCGCCCGCCTCCGCCGCGCCGATCGCCGCATCGGCGATCTCCTGCGCGGTGACCGGCAGGTGCGGCGACATCGACGGGGTGTGGATCGATCCCGTCACCGCGCAGGTGATGATGACCTTGCGTCTCGCCATGGCGGGCCTCCTTGGGTTCGCGGCTCAGGCCGCGAGGTTGAGCAGCTTCGACGCGTTGGTGGAGATGATCGTCTTGATGTCGGCCTTCGGCACCTGGTGGTCGAGCAGGTCGGAGACGATCTGGCGATAGCCGTCGACCGGCTTCGGCGCCTGGGTGAGGCCGAGATCGGAGCCGAGCACGGTGCGGTCGACGCCGGCGACTTCCATCATGTGGATCAGGTCGGCGGTCTCGTGCTGCTTGGCGCGGCTCGGCACGAACATGCAGATCGAATGCTCCATGTAGGCGCCGAGCGAGACCAGGCCGCGGATGTCTTCGTCGGAACAGCCGATGATGTAGCTCGGATGGTTGACCAGCATCTTGGTGACGCCGCGCCGCTTCGCCTCCTCGAACAGGATGAAGAGTTCCGAGACGTGCAGATGGCCGCCGGCCAGGATGATGTCGCCCTCGGCGATCAGGTCGCAGATCTGCTTGGCCTCGTCGATCAGCCGGCCGTTGGCGTCGAGCACGCTGAGCGGGATCGGCGGCAGCATCGGCTTGGCGGTCTTCGGGAAACTCTTGGCCGCATAGGCCTCGATGTGGTTCTTCGCCGCGAAGGTTGGGAACCAGACGATCTTGCCGCCGAGCTTGATGGAATGGTCGACGGCATGCGGATTGATGCCGCCCGAGGCGTTGTTCAAGGCCACGCCGGAATAGAGCTCGATCGGCGCGTCGGGATAGATCTCCTTCAGCACCGCGCAATGCGGCATGCCGACGTAGTAATGGTCCTTGTAGAGAAGCGCCTTGAAGCCCGCGTCGAGCGCCATCTGGAAGGCCTCGTGGTGGCCGAGGATGCGCGGCATGGCGGCGGGGCCGGAGTGGCAGTGCAGGTCGACGGCGTCGACGAGAAGTTCGGCGACTTCCGCCGCACGTGCAGGCGCCATCGGCTCGAGCGGGACGATCGTGGGATAGGCGGTGGTGCTGTCGGCCATGGTCTGAGTTCCTTTCCTCGTGTCGTTCTCGTCAGGCGCCGAGCGCCCGCATGTCGCCATAGAGGCGCGATGCGGCCTGGCGCATGAAACCCTGGTCGGAGGCGACGATGAAGGTGGTCGCGCCGCGCTCGCGGAAGCCGGCGGCTTCCTGCGGACTGGCCACCATCACGGCGACCGGCTTGCCGGCCTTCTTCGCCGCGGCGAGAATCCGGTCGCAGGCATCGCGGACGTCCGGCGCATCCATCGACGCGGCGCCCAGCGCCACGGTCAGGTCGCCGCGCCCGATGAAGACGCCGTCGAGGCCTTCGGTGCCGACGATCGCGTCGATGTCGTCGAGCGCCTCCCGATCCTCGATCATGGCGATGAAGGTGACGGACCGGTCCTGCCGGTCGACATGGTCCCACAGGCCGACGGCGCCGAAGCCGCCCGCCCGCGTGGTGTTGGAGAAGCCGCGCTTCCCGCCGCGATAGCGGCATGCGGCGGCGATCTCGCGCGCCTTGGCGGCGGACGAGACGTGCGGCACCATCACGCCGGTGGCGCCGTCGTCGAGGACGGCGAGGATCTTCGACGGCGTCGGCTCGGCCACCCGCACGATGCCGGCGGTGCCGGA
The nucleotide sequence above comes from Aquibium microcysteis. Encoded proteins:
- a CDS encoding bifunctional sugar phosphate isomerase/epimerase/4-hydroxyphenylpyruvate dioxygenase family protein, which encodes MKTSIATVSISGDLREKLAAIAAAGFDGVEIFENDFLAFDGSPADVGRMVRDHGLEITLFQPFRDFEGMPEPQRTRTFDRAERKFDLMAELGTDLMLVCSNVSPLSLGGIDRAAADFRELGERAAKRGLRVGYEALAWGRHVSDHRDAWEIVRRADHRNIGLILDSFHTLARRIDPNSIRSIPGDRIFIVQLADAPQIEMDLLYWSRHFRNMPGEGDLPVTDFMRAVAATGYAGTLSLEVFNDQFRGGSPRSIAVDGRRSLVALMDQVRRLEPDVAIATPDIPDRIAAEGVEFVEFAADADEAARLGALFSALGFRVAGRHKSKAVTLYRQGGINLVVNTEREGFAHSSFLVRGTSAYALGLKVGDASATVARAKALGAEIFEQAPGPGELAIPAIHGLGGGILYFIDGTSDLARVWDIEFDPVAGDPPAADVGLTRVDHVAQTMDYDEMLSWGLFYTSIFRMKKTPMVDIVDPAGLVRSQAIGNAEGSLRLTLNGAENRRTLAGHFIAETFGSAIQHIAFATGDIFAAAAALRANGLEPLAISQNYYDDLEARFGLDPDFADRLRDENILYDRDETGEYFQIYSPIVGEGFFFEIVERRSVYDGYGGPNAPFRIAAQKRRMRPKGMPRG
- a CDS encoding SDR family NAD(P)-dependent oxidoreductase, coding for MSERSFEGKAVLVTGGSRGIGAAVARRFGSLGAHVAVGYRSGRDAAEALCAEIGAAGGTAVAVAGDVAVPAQAQAMVGRAHDAFGRLDVLVNAAGVGPYLPLAEIDEAHCRAIFDTNVLGTIMLTQAAAPLLPSPGGRIVHFASRLAFNPLPTSSVYSASKAAVVTLVHGFARELGPRGITVNAVAPGVIETDMTADILRERGEQILAATPLRRIGQPDDVAGVVTFLASADAGWVTGRTIIADGGLN
- a CDS encoding NAD(P)H-dependent oxidoreductase, which translates into the protein MTNVLIVYAHPEPTSFNAALCARAASALTAAGHDVTVSDLYADGFNPVAGRHDFTAVADAGRFHYQTEQAHAARHGGFCAELAREQARVDAADLVILQFPLWWGGVPAILKGWGERVFAYGVGYADGLRFETGVFRGRRAMVSMTTGGTTARFGAGAVYGDLERQVLWQIQHLGLEYMGYEVEEPFVAYGAPRVDAAGRAAYLDDLERRVLAAAAKPVDRSLKTADPLAVVPGNAWAGAR
- a CDS encoding 3-keto-5-aminohexanoate cleavage protein, which codes for MARRKVIITCAVTGSIHTPSMSPHLPVTAQEIADAAIGAAEAGAAIVHLHARDPETGLPDQSPAAFEPFLKVIKQRSDCVVNITTGGASTMTIEERLQPVASFKPEVASLNMGSMNFGLYPMLGRFTEFRHDWERPYLEGSRDRIFRNTFADIENILTTCAENGTRFEIECYDIGHLYTLAHFVDRGLVKPPFFVQSVFGILGGIGAHAEDVAHMKRTADRLFGDQYSWSVLGAGANQMRIAAQSIAMGGNVRVGLEDSLWAGPGRMATSNAEQVRIVRGLVEGLGLEVATPADARDILQLKGADKVAF
- a CDS encoding DUF6282 family protein, with product MADSTTAYPTIVPLEPMAPARAAEVAELLVDAVDLHCHSGPAAMPRILGHHEAFQMALDAGFKALLYKDHYYVGMPHCAVLKEIYPDAPIELYSGVALNNASGGINPHAVDHSIKLGGKIVWFPTFAAKNHIEAYAAKSFPKTAKPMLPPIPLSVLDANGRLIDEAKQICDLIAEGDIILAGGHLHVSELFILFEEAKRRGVTKMLVNHPSYIIGCSDEDIRGLVSLGAYMEHSICMFVPSRAKQHETADLIHMMEVAGVDRTVLGSDLGLTQAPKPVDGYRQIVSDLLDHQVPKADIKTIISTNASKLLNLAA